One Oryza glaberrima chromosome 10, OglaRS2, whole genome shotgun sequence DNA segment encodes these proteins:
- the LOC127785733 gene encoding AP-4 complex subunit sigma-like translates to MGIRFVVMVNKQGQTRVAQYYEHLSVDERRALEGEIVRKCLARTDHQCSFVEHRNYKVVYRRYASLFFLVGVDNDENELAILEFIHLLVETMDRHFGNVCELDIMFHLEKVHFMLEEMVMNGCIVETSKQNILAPIHLMEKTS, encoded by the exons atggggatcCGGTTCGTGGTGATGGTGAACAAGCAGGGGCAGACGCGGGTGGCGCAATACTACGAGCACCTCTCCGTCGACGAGCGCCGCGCCCTCGAGGGCGAGATCGTCCGCAAGTGCCTCGCCCGCACCGACCACCAG TGTTCTTTCGTGGAGCACCGCAACTACAAGGTGGTGTACCGGCGCTAcgcctccctcttcttcctagTCGGCGTCGACAACGATGAG AATGAGTTAGCTATCCTTGAATTCATTCATCTTTTGGTTGAAACTATGGACCGTCACTTTGGCAATGTG TGTGAGCTCGACATTATGTTCCATCTGGAGAAGGTGCACTTCATGCTGGAAGAGATGGTGATGAATGGTTGCATTGTCGAAACTAGTAAACAGAACATCTTGGCACCAATCCACCTGATGGAGAAAACTTCTTAG
- the LOC127753146 gene encoding polyamine oxidase 1-like, producing the protein MKLSVAIALVLLVAQYASSLAAAAAGGPRVIIVGAGMSGISAGKRLSDAGISDFVILEATDRIGGRIHKTNFAGVDVEMGANWVEGVTGKEMNPIWTIVNDELKLRTFNSDYDHLANNTYKQNGGLYEEPFVQKIIDRADEVEESGGKLSASLHASGSEDMSVMAMQRLNDHMPWGPSAAVDMVIDYCKYDYEFAEPPRVTSLQNTKPLPTFNNFGDEVHFVADQRGYESVVYHVAGKYLRTDKSSGAIVDPRLKLNKVVRDITYLPRGVTVKTEDGQIYRADYVMLSVSLGVLQTDLIRFKPQLPAWKIVSIYQFDMSVYTKIFLKFPKRFWPEGPGTEFFLYASGRRGYYPVWQQFEKQYPGSNVLLVTVTDEESRRIEQQSDNQTRAEAVEVLRKMFPGKQVPDATDILVPRWWSNRFFKGTFSNWPIGVNRYEYDQIRAPVGRVYFTGEHTSEHYNGYVHGAYLAGIDSADILIKCAQKKICKYIVQGKYK; encoded by the exons atgaaGCTCTCCGTAGCCATAGCTCTAGTGCTTCTCGTAGCACAGTATGCctcgtccctcgccgccgccgccgccggtggccctCGGGTTAtcatcgtcggcgccggcaTGTCCG ggaTCTCGGCGGGTAAGAGGCTGTCGGACGCCGGGATCAGCGACTTCGTGATCCTGGAGGCGACGGACCGCATCGGCGGTCGCATCCACAAGACAAACTTCGCCGGCGTCGACGTGGAGATGGGGGCAAACTGGGTGGAGGGTGTCACCGGCAAGGAGATGAACCCCATCTGGACCATTGTCAACGACGAGCTAAAGCTCAGGACTTTCAACTCCGACTACGACCACCTCGCCAACAACACCTACAAGCAAAA CGGTGGGCTGTACGAGGAGCCGTTTGTGCAGAAGATCATTGATAGGGCggacgaggtggaggagagcGGCGGCAAGCTGTCGGCATCACTGCACGCCAGCGGCAGCGAGGACATGTCCGTCATGGCCATGCAGCGTCTCAATGACCA CATGCCTTGGGGTCCATCGGCGGCAGTGGACATGGTGATAGATTATTGCAAATACGACTATGAGTTCGCGGAGCCACCGCGCGTGACGAGCCTGCAGAACACAAAGCCGCTACCGACGTTCAACAACTTCGGCGATGAGGTGCACTTCGTCGCCGACCAGCGGGGTTACGAGTCCGTCGTCTATCACGTCGCCGGGAAGTACCTTAGGACTGACAAATCATCCGGTGCCATAGTGGATCCAAGGCTTAAGCTCaacaag GTAGTGAGGGATATCACATACTTGCCGAGAGGCGTCACGGTGAAGACGGAGGATGGGCAGATCTACAGGGCTGACTATGTTATGTTGTCGGTCAGCCTTGGAGTCTTGCAAACGGATCTCATACGGTTCAAGCCACAATTACCC GCATGGAAGATCGTCTCTATCTACCAATTCGACATGTCGGTTTATACCAAGATCTTCCTGAAGTTCCCCAAGAGATTCTGGCCTGAAGGACCAGGCACGGAGTTCTTCCTTTACGCAAGTGGCAGGAGAGGATACTACCCTGTGTGGCAG CAATTCGAGAAGCAGTATCCAGGATCAAACGTGCTGCTCGTCACTGTCACCGACGAGGAGTCAAGGAGGATCGAGCAACAGTCCGATAACCAGACTAGGGCCGAAGCAGTGGAGGTCCTAAGGAAGATGTTCCCGGGAAAGCAAGTGCCGGATGCGACGGACATTCTTGTCCCAAGGTGGTGGTCTAACAGGTTCTTCAAGGGCACCTTCTCCAACTGGCCCATTGGCGTTAATCGCTACGAATACGACCAAATTCGG GCTCCTGTTGGAAGGGTTTATTTCACCGGTGAGCACACAAGCGAACACTATAATGGCTATGTTCATGGAGCATATCTTGCAG gtATTGACTCTGCAGACATCTTGATCAAATGTGCGCAGAAGAAGATATGTAAATACATTGTCCAGGGAAAGTATAAATAA